A section of the Stenotrophomonas acidaminiphila genome encodes:
- a CDS encoding entericidin yields the protein MKRVLMLALLAMFSAGTLSACNTVAGAGKDMQKAGEKVEDKAHDCSDGKC from the coding sequence ATGAAGCGAGTACTGATGCTGGCCCTGCTGGCCATGTTTTCGGCGGGAACGCTCAGCGCCTGCAACACCGTCGCCGGCGCCGGCAAGGACATGCAGAAGGCCGGTGAGAAGGTCGAGGACAAGGCCCACGACTGCAGCGACGGCAAGTGTTGA
- a CDS encoding arginase produces the protein MATHRPVSLIGVPTDVGAGHRGARLGPEALRIAGLPEALAARGVAVRDVGNLQGPRNPWTEPVGGYRHLDEVVAWNHALMEATLVELRDGRLPIMLGGDHCLGIGSITAVARWCREQGKQLRVLWLDAHSDFNTSEVTPSGNIHGMPVACLCGLGPEALTRLGGDAPAISPQQVRQIGIRSVDQDEKRLIKQHQVDVYDMRYIDESGMKRAMEAALEGVDANTHLHVSFDVDFLDPSIAPGVGTTVPGGVNYREAQLVMEMIADTGLMGSLDIVELNPLLDRRNRTAKLAVDLVESLFGKSTLMRD, from the coding sequence ATGGCCACTCATCGTCCCGTTTCGCTGATCGGTGTGCCCACCGACGTCGGTGCCGGCCACCGCGGCGCGCGCCTGGGACCGGAGGCACTGCGCATCGCCGGGCTGCCCGAGGCGCTGGCCGCGCGGGGCGTGGCCGTGCGTGACGTCGGCAACCTGCAGGGGCCGCGCAACCCATGGACCGAACCGGTGGGCGGGTACCGTCACCTGGACGAGGTGGTGGCGTGGAACCACGCGCTGATGGAGGCGACCCTGGTCGAACTGCGCGACGGGCGCCTGCCGATCATGCTCGGCGGCGACCACTGCCTGGGCATCGGTTCGATCACCGCGGTGGCGCGCTGGTGCCGCGAGCAGGGCAAGCAGCTGCGCGTGCTGTGGCTGGACGCGCATTCGGATTTCAACACCTCCGAAGTCACCCCGTCGGGCAACATCCACGGCATGCCGGTGGCGTGCCTGTGCGGGCTCGGCCCGGAGGCGCTGACCAGGCTCGGCGGCGACGCACCGGCGATCTCGCCGCAGCAGGTGCGGCAGATCGGCATCCGCTCGGTGGACCAGGACGAGAAGCGCCTGATCAAACAGCACCAGGTGGACGTATACGATATGCGCTACATCGACGAGAGCGGCATGAAGCGGGCGATGGAGGCCGCGCTCGAGGGCGTCGACGCCAATACCCACCTGCACGTCAGCTTCGACGTGGATTTCCTCGACCCGAGCATCGCCCCGGGCGTCGGCACCACGGTGCCGGGCGGGGTCAACTACCGCGAGGCGCAGCTGGTGATGGAGATGATCGCCGACACCGGATTGATGGGCTCGCTGGACATCGTCGAGCTCAACCCGTTGCTGGACCGCCGCAACCGTACCGCCAAGCTCGCGGTCGACCTGGTCGAGAGCCTGTTCGGGAAATCGACCCTGATGCGCGATTGA
- a CDS encoding entericidin, which translates to MKRMVALMMLSLFSIAVLSGCNTVAGAGKDVQKAGEKVEDAAKR; encoded by the coding sequence ATGAAGCGCATGGTTGCCCTGATGATGCTGTCGCTGTTCTCGATCGCGGTGCTGTCCGGCTGCAATACCGTTGCCGGTGCCGGCAAGGACGTGCAGAAGGCCGGCGAGAAGGTGGAGGACGCAGCCAAGCGCTGA